A window of Pyrus communis chromosome 3, drPyrComm1.1, whole genome shotgun sequence genomic DNA:
GCCTCTTACAAGGATTTGGTCACGTATAATTCCATGTTGTCTGGTTATGTAAGCGCCGACGGGTATGAGGATTGTGCGCTTGAGCTGTTTGGCGAAATGAAGTCACGGGATGATCGGATTCGGATTGACGAGATTGGTCTCACGACTATGCTGAACTTGACTGCCAAGTTGGAAATTGGTTATTATGGGAGACAGTTGCATTGTTTTATGGTGAAAACTGCTAATGATTTAAGTGGGTTCGCAGTGAGCTCACTTATCGATATGTATAGTAAATGTGGGTGTTTTCAAGAAGCGCGGCGGGTGTTTAGTGGATATAGAGGGGTGGTTGATTTGGTTTCGAAGAATGCAATGGTGGCGGCTTGTTGTAGAGAAGGCAAATTAGAAATGGCAGATGATCTGTTTTGGACAGAGCCGGAGCTGAATGATGCTGTGTCTTGGAATACACTGATTGCAGGGTATGTGCAGCATGGTTTTGAGCAAGAGGCACTGAAATTGTTTGTCTGTATGGCAGATAATGGATTCAGATGGAATGACCACACTTTTGCTAGTGCTTTGAGTGCTTGCTCTGGTTTGAAGGGCTCCAAACTCGGAAAGGAAATCCATGCATGGGTCTTGAAGAATGGGATGACATCAAATCCGTATATAGTCAGTGGCATTGTTGATGTCTACTCCAAGTGTGgtaatatgtgttatgcaaagtCAGTTCATGTAGCAATGGGGTCCGAAAATTCCTTTTCGGTAAGCTCAATGATTACTGGTCATGCTTCTCATGGTAACCTAATAGAAGCACGAAAACTTTTTGATTCATTGACTGAAAAGAACGCTGTTGTTTGGACAGCTTTGTTTTCTGGGTATCTCAAATACCAGAAATGCGAAGCTATATTTGAACTTTTAGGTGAGTTCACGGCAAGGGAATCAATAGTTCCTGATGCTGGGATTCTCATCAGTGTGCTTGGTGCCTGCTCAATACAAGCAGCCCTGGATCCTGGGAAGCAGATCCATGCTTACATTCTAAGGAACGGGATTGAAATCGATAAGAAGCTTTTTAGTGCTTTGGTTGATATGTACTCAAAATCCGGGAGTATTACCTATGCAGAAAAACTTTTTAAAAGTGATTTTGACAGAGATGTAATCCTGTACAATGTGATGTTAGCCGGTTATGCTCACCATGGGCATGAAAATAAAGCTATCCAGATTTTCAATGAAATGTTGGAGAAAGGTATGGGACCTGATGCAATCACCTTTTTAGCGCTGCTATCAGCTTGTCGACACTCTTGCTTGGTGGAATTGGGTGAGCAGCTCTTCTACTTGATGGAAAAAGTGTATAATGTTTTACCCGAAATTGAGCACTATGCTTGCATGATTGATTTGTACGGGAGGGCTAATCAACTTGATAAGGCAATAGCATTCATGAGAAAGATCCCTACAGAATCAGACACCATTTTATGGGGGGCATTCATGAATGCTTGTAGGGTAAACGGGAACGCCGTACTTGCTAGAGAG
This region includes:
- the LOC137729174 gene encoding putative pentatricopeptide repeat-containing protein At3g18840 — protein: MQFLKEGLTYHVQAIKASFELTIFTSNQLIHLYSKHGLIREAQKLFDEMPQRNVFSWNAIISAHIKARNLNRAHQLFDAASYKDLVTYNSMLSGYVSADGYEDCALELFGEMKSRDDRIRIDEIGLTTMLNLTAKLEIGYYGRQLHCFMVKTANDLSGFAVSSLIDMYSKCGCFQEARRVFSGYRGVVDLVSKNAMVAACCREGKLEMADDLFWTEPELNDAVSWNTLIAGYVQHGFEQEALKLFVCMADNGFRWNDHTFASALSACSGLKGSKLGKEIHAWVLKNGMTSNPYIVSGIVDVYSKCGNMCYAKSVHVAMGSENSFSVSSMITGHASHGNLIEARKLFDSLTEKNAVVWTALFSGYLKYQKCEAIFELLGEFTARESIVPDAGILISVLGACSIQAALDPGKQIHAYILRNGIEIDKKLFSALVDMYSKSGSITYAEKLFKSDFDRDVILYNVMLAGYAHHGHENKAIQIFNEMLEKGMGPDAITFLALLSACRHSCLVELGEQLFYLMEKVYNVLPEIEHYACMIDLYGRANQLDKAIAFMRKIPTESDTILWGAFMNACRVNGNAVLAREAEERLLKLEGDIGDRYVQLVNFYAAEGDWDEVCRIRKKMKGKEAKKTAGCSWLYVENGVHIFISGDKAHPRAEAINCTLALLTEELYQISRASAGIII